The window GAAGAAATTTCAAATGCTATTGAAAAAGCGAAGTCTCAAAATGACAAACCAACTATTATTGAAGTGAAAACTGTAATTGGATTTGGCTCTCCTAACCGTTCTGGTAAGTCAGATGCTCACGGTATGCCATTAGGAAAAGATGAAACTCTATTAGCTAAAGCTGAATATAAATGGTTATTTGAAGAGGATTTCCATGTGCCAGAAGAAGTATATGATACGTTCAAACAAGCATCAGAACATTTAGGTGTTCAAGAAGAGAATTCTTGGAATGAGAAATTTAATGCGTATGAGTCAGAATTTCCAGAGTTAGCTTCTACTCTGAAACAAGCAATTTCTGGTGAATTACCTGAAAACTTTGCAGATGCCCTTAAATCATACGAAACTGGTACTTCACATGCTACACGTTCTGCTTCTGGAGAAGCAATTAATGCAATTGCTCAAAACCTACCTTCGTTCTTTGGTGGTAGTGCAGATTTAGCGGGTTCCAATAAAACTACTATGAAGAATGTTGGAGATTTCTCAGCTGATGATTATGCTGGGAAAAACATTTGGTTCGGTGTACGTGAATTTGCAATGGGAACTGCTTTAAACGGAATGGCTTTACACGGTGGACTAAATGTATTTGGTGGTACATTCTTCGTATTTAGTGACTATGTTAGACCAGCAATTCGTTTATCTGCATTAATGGGACTTCCTGTAACGTATGTATTCACGCATGATAGTATCGCTGTTGGAGAAGATGGTCCAACTCATGAGCCGGTTGAACATTTAGCTTCTTTACGAGCAATGCCTGGTTTATCTGTAATCCGTCCAGCGGATGCAAATGAAACTGCGGAGGCATGGAAACTAGCTGTATCATCTAAACATAATCCTACAGTTTTAGTTCTTTCTAGACAAAACTTGCCGACTCTTGAAAATTCAGTTGAACTGGCTAAAGAAGGAGTTTCAAAAGGAGCTTATGTTGTAGCCCCTAACGAAAAAGCGGAAGCAATCTTACTTGCAACTGGTTCAGAAGTAAGTCTTGCTGTTGAAGCGCAAGCAGCACTTTCTAAAGAAGGAATTGAAGTTTCTGTCGTTTCAATGCCATCATGGGATCTGTTTGAGAAACAAGATTCGGCTTATAAAAATGCTGTATTACCATCTCATTTAACGAAACGCCTTGCAATAGAAATGGGGGCCTCATTAGGTTGGCACCGTTATGTTGGATTTGAAGGGGACGTCATTGCCATAGATAAATTTGGTGCAAGTGCTCCTGGCGAAATCATTATGAAAGAATACGGTTTCTCTGTAGAAAACGTAGTTGCGAAAATGAAAGCACTACTTCAAAAGTAAAATGTTCTACGAGCAATTCGAATGCTTTGGATATAAAGTATTCGAATTGCTTTTTATAACGTATTAGGAAGAAATTGGGGAGAAATATACCCCGACTATTTGAAGTTTCACTTTATTTGAAATTATAATAGAATGCAAAAAGAATCTATAGTATAATTTTCAGTGGTGTCTTGTACACGTAGATAAGAACACAAAGGAGGAGAAAATATGCAAACATGGATTTGGATTGTTATTATAATCGTTGCGTTAATCGCTGGTGCGGCAATCGGTTTCTTTGCGGCACGTCAATATATGATGAAATACTTAAAAGAAAACCCACCTATTAATGAACAAATGCTTCGTATGATGATGGCGCAAATGGGTCGCAAGCCTTCAGAAAAACAAGTTAAACAAATGATGAATCAAATGAATAAAATGCAAAAATAAATAAAAAAGCACTCAGCTGAGTGCTTTTTTTGAATAGAAAATAATATTACTTTATGAAATGATAAGCGCAAGATGCAAATGAGGATCTTTCATGTCAAATCAGATTTCAATTACTTTTTGTTTAGCAAGCTATTTTCTTGTAGGAAATCTGCCACAACCTGCTCATATTCCTTGCTGTTTTCATTGAAGGATTTCGCATGTTCACCTATATCAAACAATTTTAATGTTTTTGGACCTAGTTTTTTTTCGTATAAATCTTCCGTCATTTTAGGTAAGATAAAATCATCCTGCAAACTGTGGATAAACAAAACAGGTTTTTCAATTTTGTCTATAACATCGATTGGTGAGACAAGATTTAGTGTATATCCATCACGAAGCTTCAAAAACAAATTTGCAAATCGAATGGCAAGACTAGTGCGAAGAGGAGTAGTTTGTGTCATTATATGATAAACTTGCTGTTCAAAATCTGAAAATGCACAGTCCGAAATATAAAAGTCAGCATCATCTATTATAGATCCACCATATAATAGTGTTGTGGCTGCTCCCATAGATTCTCCGTGGATACCTAAAACTGCATCTTTCCCAGCTCTATCTCTGACTGCTTCAACAACTGATTGTAAATCTATTTTTTCATAAAATCCAAAACTAGTTGTCTTTCCGCCAGAATCACCATGTCTGCGGTGATCATAGACGACACTATTAAAGCCTAGTCGTTCGAACATACGAACAAAACGTAGAGAGTTAATCTTGTTTTCTGTAACACCATGGCAAATGACGACATAATTATTTGTTACTAATGGTTCGACAAAAATAGCCTTTAAGGAATATCCATTTTTAGATTCAATCCATTGTTCAGTTTTATTTACAGCGTTAAACCAGGCTTCATCTAATCGTTTAGAAGTAATTTCACGATTTAAGATAAAATCATTTTCTTTTTTCTTCATATACATAAGCCTATTAGTTACAAAGAAACCAAAGAACGTAGCCATAGCTGTTAATACACTAGTAAAAATACTCGTCCAAATAATTACACGTTTCTTCATCGTATCAACCCCTACTTACTTTTAAATAGTTTATACATTCCCGTGTCTATCGGTCTGGACACATAAGGTTCAACTACTTCTACAGCTTTAAGCAATGAGTCAAGATTTATATTCGTCCCAATACCCATTTGATGTAGCATATTCACAACATCCTCGGTTGCTACATTCCCTGTAGCACCTGGTGCAAAAGGGCATCCACCTAGGCCGCCAGCGGAGGTATCAAATCGATCAATCCCGGCTTGTAAGCTAGCGAGAATATTGGCTATTCCCATTTTTCTAGTATCGTGAAAATGTGCAGTTATTAATGTAGCAGGGAATTCTTTCTTTAGCGAGTCGAATAATTCATAGCTTTCCAGTGGATTAGCCATGCCAATTGTGTCAGCTACGCTAAGTTCGTTTACACCCCATGAAACGAACTCCTTGCACAATGCAACCGTATCTGATGAATCTATTTTACCCTCATATGGACAATAAAAAGCAGTGGAAATACATGCGCGGACAAAATGACCTTCTTGTAATAGTTTTCCCACAATAGGCTTAAGTTCATCCATACTTTCTTTCGTCGTTTTATTAATATTTTTTTTATTAAAACTGTTTGAGACACCTACAAATACAGCGAAACTCTGTGCCCCGGATTGTTTGGCTAATTCTACGCCTTTATTATTAGGTGTTAGTACGAGTTGTCGACCCATTTTATTCACTTGGGTTACTATTTCATTTGCATCTTTCATTTGTGGAACCCATTTTGGCGATACGAAAGAAGTTATTTCCATTTCTTCTATCCCTGCAAGCTGAAGTTTTGCGATAAAAGATAATTTTACCTCGGTTGGTACTTCGTTTTTTTCGTTTTGCAATCCGTCTCTTGGACCTACCTCGATAATTGTCACTTTATTTGGTAAACTAAACATAATCATCCCTCCCTCTTTATTGTAAAGAAAGGATGGTTAAACAAGCAAATTTAAATTTAGCTTTGTAAAAATTTGTTTAAAACAGGGGAAACAAGGAGGAAATCACGTGACAAATGAAGTTGTGATCGTAAGTGCAGTTAGAACGGCAATTGGTTCGTTTCAAGGGGCTTTAAAAGACGTGCCAGCTACTAAACTAGGTGCTATTGTAATTGAAAAGGCGTTAGAAAAAGCAGGGGTATCTAAAGATGCTGTGGACGAAGTAATTATGGGGAATGTCCTTCAAGCTGGTTTAGGCCAAAATCCGGCAAGACAGGCTTCAATTCAAGCTGGATTACCACATTCAGTTTCTGCGCTAACTATTAATAAAGTGTGTGGGTCTGGCTTAAAAGCAATTCATCTTGCTACGCAAGCTATTATAGCAGGGGATGCAGATATTGTTGTTGCAGGTGGAATGGAAAACATGAGCCAATCTCCGTATCTGTTAAAGAACGCTAGAGAAGGCTTCCGTATGGGCGATCAGAAGGTAGTAGATAGTATGATTTCAGATGGTCTTTGGTGTGCATTTAATGATTATCATATGGGTGTGACTGCTGAAAATCTATGTGATCAATATGAAATTACAAGAGAAGAGCAAGATGAATTTTCTGCGCGTTCCCAGGGCAGAGCTGCACAGGCGATAGAAGAAGGTAAATTTGCAGACGAGATCGTGCCTGTAGAAATTCCTCAGAGAAAAGGAGATCCAATTGTCTTTTCGCAGGATGAGTATCCGAAAAAAGGTTCTACAGAAGAAAAACTAGCGGGGCTTCGTCCGGCATTCAAAAAAGACGGTTCTGTAACTGCAGGTAATGCTTCAGGTATTAATGATGGAGCAGCAGCTGTAGTGGTAATGTCAAAAGCTAAAGCGGATGAACTTGGTCTTAAACCACTTGCGACAGTTGTTGCAAATGCATCAGCAGGAGTGGATCCAAGCATCATGGGCATTGGACCCGTTGAAGCAGTGAAAAAAGTATTGAACAAATCTCAACTATCATTAGCGGATATCGATTTAATCGAAGCGAATGAAGCTTTTGCGGCACAATCGATTGCTGTAGATAGAGAGCTATCATTTAATCATGATATACTAAATGTAAATGGTGGAGCGATTGCATTAGGCCATCCGATTGGAGCTAGTGGTGCTCGTATATTTGTTACTTTACTTCATGAAATGGAGAAGAGAGATGCGAAAACAGGCCTTGCCACACTTTGTATCGGTGGTGGCCAAGGGGTCGCAACTATAGTTAAACGCTAATAAAGAAGGTGAACAAAATGGCTAAGAAAAAACAAAGACAACAACAGGTAAAGCCTGCTAAGCAAGTGGAAGAAGGTAATTCATTGTCCGATCAGCTTTCTTCTGACGTTCTAGCGAAACTAAAAGAAACGAAGAAACAATTAGTAACCGCTGAACAAGAAAAAGAGGAAGAGAGACAAGCACAACTAGCTTTCGAAAAGAAAGAAAAAGAAAAAAACAAATCGTTTGAAGAGCTGTTAGATGAATATGGCTTTGGTGGCTCGAAATTTTAAGAAAGAAAAAACTATTTGCTTTGGCAAATAGTTTTTTTGTGCTTTAGGAAATCAGTCGTGTTTTTCATTTTTGAAAGTACCACAAACCCAGTGTTCACAGGACATTTGTCCTATACTTTCCTATCACTTTAAAAAGCCAGTCGTGAAGTAAATCACGGCTGGCCATCCTAAGCTTATGAATTAACTCGATGTTCCATATAGATCTCTTTCTTTGTTAATTCACTTGCTGTTTGTAAAATATTATGTGGTACTTCTGTATGGTATGACTGAATAGATTCTAACAGCTGTTTTTCACTGCTTGCACCGAGTATCATTGAACCCGTTACATCATTTCGTAAAACATAATGTTGAGCTATAGAACTTAAAGGAGCATCCAACGCATCCAATACTTTAATAACTTCCAGTAATTCCTGGTGAGTATAGCTTAGATACTCATCTGTTTTACTTGCTCGAGTTAATCCTTCAGCAGTTAATAATCCTTTTGCTAATGTACCCCTACTAAAGAGAGTTGCTGAATTATTTTCTAAAAGGGAAAACCATTCTTCTGGTCTTCTGTCTAGTAAACTATATTGCATCATTACAGAGACGGCATTACTTTTGCTTAAAAATCGTTCTATGACATTTGGTCGAATGGAAGATATTCCGTATTCACGAATAATCCCCTCTTTTTGGAGAGATTCCATTGTGTCTATAACTTCGTCTACATCATCTTCCATCGTACCTCCGTGTAGCTGATATACATCTATATAATCAGTCTGGAGTCGCTTCAATGAAGCATGTACGGCATCTGTTATCCATTCCTTAGACGGATCCCATGACCAACCATCGCCAGATTTGTTTAGCCGATTTCCAACTTTTGTAGCCAAAATTATATTTTGTCGATTGCTCTTTAGAGCATTCCCAACAATCTTTTCATTTTCACCTTTATTGTATAGATCTGCTGTATCAAAATAGGTTATGCCGTTTTCTAAGGCAACTTGAATAATATTATTAGCGGCTGCTTGCTCTACTGGAAGTGACATGCAACCTAATCCAATTTCTGAAACGTATAAATCACTTTTACCTAATTGTCTTTTCTTCAAGTTTCATCACGTCCTTTTCTACATGGTACAATGTCAAATAGATAGATTCAACTAAAGTGAAACGCTATAAACGAGAGGAAGATATGTTATGAAAAAATTTGAGGAAAAAACAATTCAATCTGAGGTTAAATTCAAAGGAAGAATAATATCTCTGCAGGTAGATGAAGTAGAACTACCAAATGGTAAAACTAGTAATAGAGAGATTGTGAAGCATCCTGGGGCAGTTGCAGTTATTGCTGTAACAAAAGACAAAAAAATAATTTTAGTGGAACAATATAGAAAAGCATTAGAAAGATCAATTATTGAAATTCCTGCCGGAAAAATAGAAATTGGAGAGGCTCCGGAAATAACTGCTCTTCGTGAATTAGAAGAGGAGACAGGCTATACGACGGAAAATCTACAATACTTACAATCATTTGCTACATCTCCAGGATTTGCTGATGAGATTATCCATCTATATTTTGCAGATAATATTGAAAAGATGGAGCAACCAGTTGGATTAGATGAAGATGAGTTTGTAGAATTATTATATGTTACTATCTCCGAAATGGAAGAAATGGTAAAGAAACAACAAATCTATGATGCTAAAACTGCCTTTGCATATATTTGGTTGAAAGATTATTTTAAAGTAGCATGATTTAAGTTAGTACAAGCATATGATGAAAGTAGATAGGGAGGTGTTCCAATTTGAACCAGACTTATACTATTTTCATCTCATTATGTGTACTCGTAGTTAGCTTTATCGGAGGTTTGATATTATTTGAAAAAAGTACGGTAGAACAGCAGCAATGGATTATTAATCTCTTGGACGCACGCGTTCTATTAGTAGAACAGCCTACTTTTTTAGAAACGATATTTCCTCATCTAATGTTTGCGATTGTGTTTTTTTTATTTTATCAACATCCTTATTTACGAAAACTAATTTTAGTTATTTGTGCGTTTAAAATTACATTCTATGGATATTGTTCGAGTTATTTACTTCAAACACAGGAATCTACTTTTCCTTATGTGTTTTGGTGGTTTCCATTTCAGCTAGTTTACTGTATCTTATTATTAGCCTTAGCAAATCGGATTAATATTTTTTCGCTATCCTTCTATATAATTGTTATAATTATAGAGTCCATCTTAATACCATTTATATTATTTAATAATTAGTTCTTATTAATAATTATTATTATGTGAATCTCTTGTAATGAGAATTCAATTATTGGTATAATGGATTTAGTTAAGGAGGCGTCATATGGAAAGCCGTATTGATCGTATAAAAAAACAATTATCTGGTGCGAGCTATAAACTGACGCCGCAGCGAGAAGCGACAGTCCGAGTTTTGCTTGAAAATGAAGAAGATCATTTAAGTGCAGAAGATGTATTTTTACTAGTTAGAGAGATATCACCTGATATTGGACTTGCAACAGTTTATAGAACGCTTGAGTTATTAAACGAATTGAATGTGGTAGATAAAATTCAATTCGGTGACGGCGTATCTCGCTATGATTTGAGACAAGAAGGCGCAGCGCATTTTCACCACCACCTAGTTTGCATTGAATGTGGAGCTGTAGATGAAATTCAAGAAGATTTGTTAGAAGATGTAGAAGCTATTGTCGAGAAAAAATGGAACTTTAGAATAAAAGACCATCGTCTAACATTTCACGGTATATGCTACCGTTGCCAAGAAGATAAATAAACAAAAGGATAGCTTACTAGCTATCCTTTTTTTAAATTATTGTTTTATCAAAAGGAGTGAGGTACTTGAATAATGGAATACTACATTTAGAGGATTATATGCACTTTCTGCAGATTGAACGGCAGTTAGCGAATAATACGTTGACCTCCTATAAGAAAGATTTATCCGATTATTTACATCATATATTTGAAGTACAGCAACTACATAGTTTAGATGGGGTAGAGCGCACACATATTGTTCTTTATCTGCGAAGTTTAAAAGAAAATGGAAAATCTGCTCGAACGATTTCTAGGCATATTTCCTCTATTCGTTCCTTTCATCAGTTTTTATTAAGAGAGAAAGTGGCGAACACAGATCCATCTGTCCACTTGGATTTACCACAGCTAGAGCAAAAGTTACCTACTTATTTGTCAGTGGAAGAATTGAATAATCTATTAAATAGTATTGATATATCCAAACCACAGGGACAAAGAGATTTAGCTATGTTTGAACTTATGTATGCTAGTGGGATGCGGATAAGTGAGTGTTTAAACTTAAATTTAGAGGATATACATTTATCCATGGGATTTGTTCGTGTCTTTGGGAAAGGTGGCAAAGAACGAATTGTGCCATTAGGTGGTTCTGCCATTAGAGCTTGCGCAGATTATATAGAAAATGCTAGACCAGCTTTGTTGAAGTCTGAGAAAACGGAAGCTATTTTTATCAACAGGCGCGGTAAGCGTCTAACTAGACAGGGGATATGGAAGTTATTAAATAAGCATGCTAATGCAGTAGGGATTTCAAAGGAAATTACACCTCACGTCTTGCGCCATTCTTTTGCAACACATTTAATAGAAAATGGAGCCGATTTACGTGCTGTTCAAGAGATGCTAGGACATGCGGATATTTCTACGACTCAAATTTATACTCATGTTAGCAAAAGCAGATTAAAGGATGTCTATAAACAATTTCATCCTCGAGCATAAATTGTCAGAGGTCTGACCTGTACATTTTGTTTTTTTTTGGTAAACTAGAAGAAAACAGTAGGAGGTTATAAAAATGAATAAATTTAAGCGCATACATGTGATAGTAATGGACTCTGTTGGTATTGGGGAAGCACCTGATGCAGCAGATTTTGGTGATGTAGGATCACATACAATTGGGCATATTGCAGAAAAAATGAACGGACTTCATATGCCTCAGATGGAACAACTTGGACTTGGTAATATTGATGATATTCAAGGAATCAATAGTCAAGCAGCACCTACAGCATATTTTGGTAAAATGCAGGAAGCTTCTGTTGGTAAGGATACGATGACTGGGCATTGGGAAATTATGGGTTTAAATATTGATAAACCATTTAAAGTATACCCTAATGGATTCCCGGACGAATTAATCTCCCAATTAGAAGAGAAAACTGGTCGCAAAGTAATTGGGAACAAACCAGCAAGTGGGACGGAAATTTTAGACGAGCTTGGCGAAGAACATATGAAAACGGGTGCCATTATAGTTTATACATCTGCTGACCCTGTGCTTCAGATTGCGGCACATGAAGAAATAATTCCATTAGAAGAATTGTATCGTATTTGTGAAATTGCGCGTGAGTTAACACTTTCGGAGGAATTTTTAGTAGGTCGCATAATTGCTCGTCCATTTATTGGAGGGCCAGGGAAATTTGTTCGTACATCTAATCGACATGACTATGCTTTAAAACCTTTTGGTCGCACAGCGATGAACGAACTTAGTGACGCTGGACTAGAAGTAATCGCAATTGGTAAAATAAACGATATTTACAATGGTGAAGGTATCACTTCTACGGAAAGAACAACAGATAATATGGATGGAATGGATAAATTCATCGCTACACTGGACAAAGATTTCAAAGGCATCAGTTTCTTAAATCTAGTTGATTTTGATGCATTATTTGGTCACCGTCGCGATCCGTTAGGCTATGGTAAAGCATTAGAAGAATTCGATGTGCGCTTAAAAGAGGTACTTCCAAAGTTAACAGAGGAAGATTTATTGATTATCACGGCGGATCATGGAAATGATCCAACTATGCCAGGGACGGATCATACGCGAGAATATGTTCCGTTAATCATATACTCACCAAAATTTAAGGAAATAAATGAGTTGCCACTACGCAATACATTTGCTGACATTGGAGCAACAATTAGTGAAAACTTTGGTGTAGCAACAACTGAATTCGGAGAAAGTTTCTTATCTTTATTAAAATAAAAAAAGAACCTAAATTAAGGAAGTGTATGAACAATGAGAATGATAGATATTATTGAAAAGAAGAGAGACGGTAAAGCTCTTTCGAAAGAAGAAATTGAATTTTTTATAGACGGCTGTACAACTGGTGCTATCCCTGATTACCAAATGAGTTCTCTGCTAATGGCTATTTTCTTTCAAAATATGACGGATGAAGAAAGAGCCGACTTAACAATGGCAATGGTAAATTCAGGAGAAACAATTGACCTTTCTGCAATCGAAGGTGTTAAAGTCGATAAGCATTCAACTGGCGGCGTTGGCGATACAACTACTTTGGTTTTAGGTCCGTTAGTTGCGGCGTGTGGTGTTCCAGTAGCTAAGATGAGTGGTAGAGGACTAGGACATACTGGTGGAACAATCGATAAGCTGGAAGCAATCGAAGGCTTTCATGTAGAGCTTACATCTGAACAGTTTGTGAAACAAGTGAATGAACTGAAAGTAGCGGTGATCGGACAGAGTGGTAATTTAACACCTGCAGATAAAAAGTTATACGCTTTACGTGATGTTACAGGTACTGTAA is drawn from Psychrobacillus sp. INOP01 and contains these coding sequences:
- the tkt gene encoding transketolase gives rise to the protein MSLQSDLLAINTIRTLSIDAIDKANSGHPGLPMGAAPMAYTLWTKHLRHNPSNPTWFNRDRFVLSAGHGSMLLYSLLHLGGYDLPMEEIKNFRQWDSKTPGHPEFGHTAGVEATTGPLGQGIGMAVGMAMAEAHLAATYNKEDHSIIDHYTYALCGDGDLMEGVAAEAISLAGHLQLDKLIVLYDSNDISLDGDLHKSFSENVAKRFDSYGWNYIHVKDGNDIEEISNAIEKAKSQNDKPTIIEVKTVIGFGSPNRSGKSDAHGMPLGKDETLLAKAEYKWLFEEDFHVPEEVYDTFKQASEHLGVQEENSWNEKFNAYESEFPELASTLKQAISGELPENFADALKSYETGTSHATRSASGEAINAIAQNLPSFFGGSADLAGSNKTTMKNVGDFSADDYAGKNIWFGVREFAMGTALNGMALHGGLNVFGGTFFVFSDYVRPAIRLSALMGLPVTYVFTHDSIAVGEDGPTHEPVEHLASLRAMPGLSVIRPADANETAEAWKLAVSSKHNPTVLVLSRQNLPTLENSVELAKEGVSKGAYVVAPNEKAEAILLATGSEVSLAVEAQAALSKEGIEVSVVSMPSWDLFEKQDSAYKNAVLPSHLTKRLAIEMGASLGWHRYVGFEGDVIAIDKFGASAPGEIIMKEYGFSVENVVAKMKALLQK
- a CDS encoding YneF family protein, which encodes MQTWIWIVIIIVALIAGAAIGFFAARQYMMKYLKENPPINEQMLRMMMAQMGRKPSEKQVKQMMNQMNKMQK
- a CDS encoding alpha/beta hydrolase: MKKRVIIWTSIFTSVLTAMATFFGFFVTNRLMYMKKKENDFILNREITSKRLDEAWFNAVNKTEQWIESKNGYSLKAIFVEPLVTNNYVVICHGVTENKINSLRFVRMFERLGFNSVVYDHRRHGDSGGKTTSFGFYEKIDLQSVVEAVRDRAGKDAVLGIHGESMGAATTLLYGGSIIDDADFYISDCAFSDFEQQVYHIMTQTTPLRTSLAIRFANLFLKLRDGYTLNLVSPIDVIDKIEKPVLFIHSLQDDFILPKMTEDLYEKKLGPKTLKLFDIGEHAKSFNENSKEYEQVVADFLQENSLLNKK
- a CDS encoding hydroxymethylglutaryl-CoA lyase, with protein sequence MFSLPNKVTIIEVGPRDGLQNEKNEVPTEVKLSFIAKLQLAGIEEMEITSFVSPKWVPQMKDANEIVTQVNKMGRQLVLTPNNKGVELAKQSGAQSFAVFVGVSNSFNKKNINKTTKESMDELKPIVGKLLQEGHFVRACISTAFYCPYEGKIDSSDTVALCKEFVSWGVNELSVADTIGMANPLESYELFDSLKKEFPATLITAHFHDTRKMGIANILASLQAGIDRFDTSAGGLGGCPFAPGATGNVATEDVVNMLHQMGIGTNINLDSLLKAVEVVEPYVSRPIDTGMYKLFKSK
- a CDS encoding acetyl-CoA C-acetyltransferase, whose product is MTNEVVIVSAVRTAIGSFQGALKDVPATKLGAIVIEKALEKAGVSKDAVDEVIMGNVLQAGLGQNPARQASIQAGLPHSVSALTINKVCGSGLKAIHLATQAIIAGDADIVVAGGMENMSQSPYLLKNAREGFRMGDQKVVDSMISDGLWCAFNDYHMGVTAENLCDQYEITREEQDEFSARSQGRAAQAIEEGKFADEIVPVEIPQRKGDPIVFSQDEYPKKGSTEEKLAGLRPAFKKDGSVTAGNASGINDGAAAVVVMSKAKADELGLKPLATVVANASAGVDPSIMGIGPVEAVKKVLNKSQLSLADIDLIEANEAFAAQSIAVDRELSFNHDILNVNGGAIALGHPIGASGARIFVTLLHEMEKRDAKTGLATLCIGGGQGVATIVKR
- a CDS encoding DUF3886 domain-containing protein, which translates into the protein MAKKKQRQQQVKPAKQVEEGNSLSDQLSSDVLAKLKETKKQLVTAEQEKEEERQAQLAFEKKEKEKNKSFEELLDEYGFGGSKF
- a CDS encoding aldo/keto reductase, with the protein product MKKRQLGKSDLYVSEIGLGCMSLPVEQAAANNIIQVALENGITYFDTADLYNKGENEKIVGNALKSNRQNIILATKVGNRLNKSGDGWSWDPSKEWITDAVHASLKRLQTDYIDVYQLHGGTMEDDVDEVIDTMESLQKEGIIREYGISSIRPNVIERFLSKSNAVSVMMQYSLLDRRPEEWFSLLENNSATLFSRGTLAKGLLTAEGLTRASKTDEYLSYTHQELLEVIKVLDALDAPLSSIAQHYVLRNDVTGSMILGASSEKQLLESIQSYHTEVPHNILQTASELTKKEIYMEHRVNS
- a CDS encoding NUDIX hydrolase, translating into MKKFEEKTIQSEVKFKGRIISLQVDEVELPNGKTSNREIVKHPGAVAVIAVTKDKKIILVEQYRKALERSIIEIPAGKIEIGEAPEITALRELEEETGYTTENLQYLQSFATSPGFADEIIHLYFADNIEKMEQPVGLDEDEFVELLYVTISEMEEMVKKQQIYDAKTAFAYIWLKDYFKVA
- a CDS encoding Fur family transcriptional regulator yields the protein MESRIDRIKKQLSGASYKLTPQREATVRVLLENEEDHLSAEDVFLLVREISPDIGLATVYRTLELLNELNVVDKIQFGDGVSRYDLRQEGAAHFHHHLVCIECGAVDEIQEDLLEDVEAIVEKKWNFRIKDHRLTFHGICYRCQEDK
- the xerD gene encoding site-specific tyrosine recombinase XerD; translated protein: MNNGILHLEDYMHFLQIERQLANNTLTSYKKDLSDYLHHIFEVQQLHSLDGVERTHIVLYLRSLKENGKSARTISRHISSIRSFHQFLLREKVANTDPSVHLDLPQLEQKLPTYLSVEELNNLLNSIDISKPQGQRDLAMFELMYASGMRISECLNLNLEDIHLSMGFVRVFGKGGKERIVPLGGSAIRACADYIENARPALLKSEKTEAIFINRRGKRLTRQGIWKLLNKHANAVGISKEITPHVLRHSFATHLIENGADLRAVQEMLGHADISTTQIYTHVSKSRLKDVYKQFHPRA
- the deoB gene encoding phosphopentomutase, whose protein sequence is MNKFKRIHVIVMDSVGIGEAPDAADFGDVGSHTIGHIAEKMNGLHMPQMEQLGLGNIDDIQGINSQAAPTAYFGKMQEASVGKDTMTGHWEIMGLNIDKPFKVYPNGFPDELISQLEEKTGRKVIGNKPASGTEILDELGEEHMKTGAIIVYTSADPVLQIAAHEEIIPLEELYRICEIARELTLSEEFLVGRIIARPFIGGPGKFVRTSNRHDYALKPFGRTAMNELSDAGLEVIAIGKINDIYNGEGITSTERTTDNMDGMDKFIATLDKDFKGISFLNLVDFDALFGHRRDPLGYGKALEEFDVRLKEVLPKLTEEDLLIITADHGNDPTMPGTDHTREYVPLIIYSPKFKEINELPLRNTFADIGATISENFGVATTEFGESFLSLLK